From Longimicrobiaceae bacterium, a single genomic window includes:
- a CDS encoding NAD-binding protein, producing MKFIPAQLAFFLQSHTARRNLRLLSRFVAFLVVLVVVYSIAFHFLMAAEGQQHSWITGFYWTLTVMSTLGFGDITFQTDLGRTFSMLVLLSGVIFLLVVLPFTFIQFFYAPWLEAQSARRAPREVPEGARGHVLVTHYDPVAISLVQRLAYHGRPYWVLEPDVKRALDLHDAGVRVMVGDRDKVETYHAARAEGAVLVVATGDDYENTNIAFTAREVAPRVPIVSIARAADSVDILELAGSSHVLHLPEMLGRSLARRTLGGETRASVIGRFGELMIAEAPATGTPLVGKTLRDGMLRQATGLTVVGLWERGSFGIPGPDTPIGHSTVLVLAGSEEQLARFQELTVIYNRPDAPVLVLGGGRVGRSVADALRERGVPYRIVEQDPSRVRDDGTYVVGSAADLECMQNAGIREAGAVVVTTNDDATNIYLTIYCRRLRPDAQIVSRATLERNVSTLHRAGADFVMSYASMGANAVFNVLEKDDVVMLAEGLDVFRYPVPPALAGRPLAGTRIREASGCSVVAVQTPDGIAINPPADSVLPADGELILVGTTEAERDFVRRFA from the coding sequence ATGAAGTTCATCCCCGCGCAGCTCGCGTTCTTCCTGCAGAGCCACACGGCGCGACGCAACCTCCGGCTGCTGTCGCGGTTCGTCGCGTTCCTGGTCGTGCTGGTGGTGGTCTACAGCATCGCCTTCCACTTCCTCATGGCGGCGGAGGGGCAGCAGCACTCCTGGATCACCGGCTTCTACTGGACGCTCACGGTGATGTCCACCCTGGGGTTCGGGGACATCACCTTCCAGACCGACCTGGGACGGACGTTCTCCATGCTCGTCCTGCTGTCGGGCGTGATCTTCCTCCTCGTGGTCCTCCCCTTCACCTTCATCCAGTTCTTCTACGCCCCCTGGCTGGAGGCGCAGTCGGCGCGCCGGGCGCCGCGCGAGGTGCCGGAGGGCGCGAGGGGCCACGTGCTGGTCACCCACTACGACCCGGTGGCGATCTCGCTGGTGCAGCGCCTGGCGTACCACGGGCGCCCGTACTGGGTGCTGGAGCCGGACGTGAAGCGGGCGCTCGACCTGCACGACGCGGGGGTGCGGGTGATGGTGGGGGACCGCGACAAGGTGGAGACGTACCACGCCGCGCGCGCCGAGGGCGCGGTGCTGGTGGTGGCCACCGGCGACGACTACGAGAACACCAACATCGCCTTCACCGCCCGCGAGGTGGCCCCGCGCGTCCCCATCGTCTCCATCGCGCGGGCCGCGGACTCCGTGGACATCCTGGAGCTGGCCGGGTCGTCGCACGTCCTGCACCTCCCGGAGATGCTGGGCCGCTCGCTCGCGCGCCGCACCCTGGGCGGCGAGACCCGCGCCAGCGTCATCGGCCGCTTCGGGGAGCTGATGATCGCCGAGGCCCCGGCCACCGGGACGCCGCTGGTGGGGAAGACACTGCGAGACGGGATGCTCCGCCAGGCCACGGGGCTCACGGTGGTGGGGCTCTGGGAGCGGGGGAGCTTCGGGATCCCCGGCCCGGACACCCCCATCGGGCACTCCACCGTGCTGGTGCTCGCCGGGTCCGAGGAGCAGCTCGCCCGCTTCCAGGAGCTGACCGTGATCTACAACCGCCCCGACGCCCCGGTGCTGGTGCTGGGGGGCGGGCGCGTGGGGCGGTCGGTCGCCGACGCGCTCCGGGAGCGGGGCGTCCCCTACCGGATCGTGGAGCAGGACCCGTCACGGGTCCGCGACGACGGCACGTACGTCGTGGGCTCCGCCGCGGACCTGGAGTGCATGCAGAACGCGGGGATCCGCGAGGCGGGCGCCGTGGTGGTCACCACCAACGACGACGCCACCAACATCTATCTCACCATCTACTGCCGCCGGCTCCGGCCGGACGCGCAGATCGTCAGCCGCGCCACGCTGGAGCGCAACGTCTCCACCCTGCACCGCGCGGGGGCGGACTTCGTGATGTCGTACGCCTCCATGGGGGCCAACGCCGTCTTCAACGTGCTGGAAAAGGACGACGTGGTGATGCTCGCCGAGGGGCTGGACGTCTTCCGCTACCCCGTCCCGCCCGCGCTGGCGGGGCGGCCGCTCGCGGGCACCCGGATCCGGGAGGCGAGCGGGTGCAGCGTGGTGGCGGTGCAGACCCCCGACGGGATCGCCATCAACCCCCCCGCCGACTCCGTCCTCCCCGCAGACGGCGAGCTGATCCTGGTGGGAACCACCGAGGCGGAGCGGGACTTCGTCCGCCGCTTCGCGTAG